One Besnoitia besnoiti strain Bb-Ger1 chromosome Unknown contig00102, whole genome shotgun sequence genomic window, tccagatattaaggaatgtacgcttcatataactacacaacgttatgccaagaaggataccagattaccctgattatctttgttatattaatacatggtgttcaattggttctatatccacaatagttatcatcttaactatgctctgctaatgcacttacatgatggtcatgaaaagcacaagagaacttggatccggtaaacaaagaccttcaagatctaaaccagtagtccaactcgtagtatatactccccagaaaaaggtagtttatatcaacctaggaatcccattttagtaagtgtaacatggagtctagcttcagttgttatctgattggtattgcatgcctggtgacttagaatatgattcttattaatgggagcacagttccctgggtatccaatccagtgctctgccttgggcattgaaactaaccacagttcaaccctgtattataaaatccagtagactcatgtccttgtcgtttatataaatctattaatgcttgtcaagttccttgtatctagttagctcactgcgtacttaggatcagaccaaaagagttcactaatggtactagaaaataggagatcgcgttagttcttgggaaaacgacttccgaaccaccaatatatattggtacaaagaagttaccatatcctccgtacaaagcaggcattaagaacataaagatcatagctaggccatgtatcgtttattatcacattataagtagctatcgtctctgtacaaatgatccgcgatccagaactgtataactcaaatcgaataaacaaagacattatagttcctagaatactgaagatgactccggttatgagatacagacaaccaagttctttatgattgcagtacaccaccaccccactggactgcttaagacagctaaaagtgttggatttcaatatcacggtaatcatgtttgcttggaagctggaagacggaatcgttattaagcgccaggtagtcctggacactgaatccatgagcgtgaacattggatgtcaccatggttatagttacggtacatatataaaatctacagtacgatttgagatttgttacgtgacgagcggtgtgtttaagactagtttacatgcgctcattttaatatgtagttatttaacgaagttctattgtgctagcatggtttcgagaacacaccaaatttccatgagtctattccgggcacactcgtcttttatcggtgtgctctcaatctaaattcatcttataactttggtttcttagttgcaattacctttgtactccaaataattacaggtatcactttagcgttccgatatacttctgaagcatcttgtgcatttgctagtgttcaacatctagttagagaggtagcagcaggatgggaatttaggatgttgcatgcaacaactgcttctttcgtcttcttgtgtatcttaatacacatgtctcgaggtatgtataactccagctatagttatttaactactgcttggatgtctggtttagttttatatctacttactataagccactgctttcctcggttatgtactaccatgggacagatgagtttctggggtgctacagtcattactaatctcctttctccaataccatatttagtaccttggttactcgtggatactatgtatctgatgtaacattaaaacgattctttgtattgcactttatattaccttttgtaggttgcattctaattgtattacacatcttctatttacatttaaatggttctagtaacctgcaggtattgattccgcacttaaagtagccttctatcctcatatgttaatgaccgatgctaaatgtctatcctatctaattggtttaattttcttacaaacggcttttggtttgattgaattatcgcacccagataactccataccagtgaaccggtttgtaactccgttcatatcgtacctgaatggtactttttagcatatcGCGCGTCCTTTAATTTAGCGTGGAGGGTGTAAAAAACCACCTttttgttagtatttatgttatcaacatgtcatgaacaacaacgatgaaacttatttggttaacataacaacatagaagtaaactggattacgttcaaactttacactggatacgtttcaatgttaacttactaaataccatgggagcgaagagaatctaatatgtaactccgttcatggaaatcaaaagagctttcacaTGATTGTattatgaaacgtgattagttcacctagccaacacgatccggttgtttgggaataatatccctatttaagggattgatatgtgctacaataacacagtcggtacgaagtcgaaacaaggtagttgatggtgaaccagtggctgaacaaacctttttattgattatgctgactttagtcccgagaaactacagttctgcttaaactgaggagtcaagtaggtacaaaccgtacaaggattaattatgtccatctgtgcatctaagttgagactatcggttatatatttttagacgctaacttcccgctaaacatcccttttctttgaaacacacttcccttctcgccgttagcatgatctcaaagtaccagaagctatgtgatctatatagtaataacgggacattagaccgaacctgcgatagataaatatatcttggatgattgtatattagcggctaaatgtctatcaaacatgcgaattttaggttttccatgaaatctatttggaagaagaggcttgatagtactaccgtaagtacataatatacagtcccagcagtagcggttaaactatagaagagtcgagtattatccatgcataccaggcgtaaaaagcgttcattccagttactaaacaggtgccaggccaacaagaatccgatcgtgtattccgtacagactaacattaagaaggcgactaccaaagtgaatgtcatgatattcgtacagcttgtatacaaatgttggtttttcaaatatacgctggataccactatacttaatgcacttaacatgatggtcatgaaaagcacaagagaacttggatccggtaaacaaagaccttcaagatctaaaccagtagtccaactcgtagtatatactccccagaaaaagctgataaataatcctgtctcagagatgataactccaagtacgatgctactgattagactagcatctgagtagtagttttctctcgctgttaagatgagtgagaacaagaatccatatattacgcctagaacataaccgatgtggaaaTAAttcttaatgtagtaggatattgaaatccaacacttttagctgtcttaagcagtccagtggggtggtggtgtactgcaatcataaagaacttgttgtctgtatctcataaccggagtcatcttcagtattctaggaactataatgtctttgtttattcgatttgagttatacagttctggatcgcggatcatttgtacagagacgatagctacttataatgtgataaataacgatacatggcctagctatgatctttatgttcttaatgcctgctttgtacggaggatatggtaacttctttgtaccaatatatattggtggttcggaagtcgttttcccaagaactaacgcgatctcctattttctagtaccattaggttctgtgttgttaactcaaagtatttgttccgagtttggtagtggtcttggttggacaatgtatcctccactaagtactagcttgatggtgttaaatccagaggcaactgattggattatcggaggtcttgcagtactaggaattagtagtattttaagttctattaacttccttggtacttgcgtcttcatgggttctaatgctggtgctaagaactatattctatatatctgggctatcatatttactgcccttatgttagtcttcactctacctattcttactggtggattagttatgatccttcttgatctacacgtaaacactgaattttatgattctatgtattctggtgatagtgtactttatcaacatctattctggttcttcggacatccagaggtatacattctaattttacctgcttttggtgtagtctcgcagacattatctatgtatgctgctagatctgtcttcggtggacaatctatgatcttagctatgggttgtatttctattctagttccttagtatgggcacatcatatgatgacagtcggtctagaggtagataccagagcttatttctctgctatgactattatgattgcaattcctacggtactaagattttcaactggttaggtacctatatggctagccatacaactacaagaactgtagatctatggctgctcttagttttatcctattgtttactctaggtggtactacaggtgtagttatgggtaacgctggtatggatattgccctacatgatacatactatattgtagctcatttccatttcgtattatctcttggtgcagtactagctactatatgtggctttatcttctatagcagagatatgttcggagatactgtaaatctattccatgtaaataccgtgcttctccatatttaagcatctggtttgtagtcttcttaggtagtatcttattaatttttcatccctatgcatatacttgtttcaacgttatgccaagaaggataccagattaccctgattatctttgttatattaatacatggtgttcaattggttctatatccacaatagttatcatcttaactatgctctgctaatgcacttaacatgatggtcatgaaaagcacaagagaacttggatccggtaaacaaagaccttcaagatctaaaccagtagtccaactcgtagtatatactccccagaaaaaggtagtttatatcaacctaggaatcccattttagtaagtgtaacatggagtctagcttcagttgttatctgattggtattgcatgcctggtgacttagaatatgattcttattaatgggagcacagttccctgggtatccaatccagtgctctgccttgggcattgaaactaacccacagttcaaccctgtattataaaatccagtagactcatgtccttgtcgtttatataaatctattaatgcttgtcaagttccttgtatctagttagctcactgcgtacttaggatcagaccaaaagagttcactaatggtactagaaaataggagatcgcgttagttcttgggaaaacgacttccgaaccaccaatatatattggtacaaagaagttaccatatcctccgtacaagcactcagctagttatgagagacactcacgagcccaaaaccataacttcgtaatctcaatggtttgtgatagaaccataacacaatgatctttacacagttcaaccctgtattataaaatccagtagactcatgtccttgtcgtttatataaatctattaatgcttgtcaagttccttgtatctagttagctcactgcgtacttaggatcagaccaaaagagttcactaatggtactagaaaatgGAGATCggttagttcttgggaaaacgacttccgaacaccaatatatattgttacaaagaagttaccatatcctccgtacaaagcaggcattaagaacataaagatcatagctaggccatgtatcgttattatcacattataagtagctatcgtctctgtacaaatgatccgcgatccagactgtataactcaaatcgaataaacaaagacattatagttcctagaatactgaagatgactcggttatgagatacagacaaccaagttctttatgatttgcagtacaccaccacccactggactgcttaagacagctaaaagtgttggattcaatatcacggtaatcatgtttgcttggaagctgtatcattataactattgaatagtataagcatagaaccaatccggtagtaagatatacgatagtagctaatctaccatataagatataagtcgcttgtggaatagcactaccaatataatcaagaagatcatactgtatacccaaataatacccatccactgactacatttcgatcataaaatgttgtcgtatcaacattcgagtattcaaagctcgaatttcagataaaagagctaagttaatgagagagacataaatactaacaaaccaccggttttggatgggattacttttaacaccgcataatatgctaaaaagtaccattcaggtacgatatgaagcggagttacaaaccggttcactggtatggagttatctgggtgcgataattcaatcaaaccaaaagccgtttgtaagaaaattaaaccaattagataatatggtagatagggaacaaactgtctccagacgttcttaacccagctcacgtattacatctgacggtgaactagcgttcctaactgaatcttgttcaataacaagggagtaatgagccgacatggaggtgctgatacaatccgaggattagaactccaatattatctgacctgttatccccggcgtaccttacaCCGtttatatgatttagagatagaatgtaatgtggattaatatccacatggtttctacaaagtgtagatataaaatagtgaatggtttctgtaaagatcttgcataacatacctttagatttgcttagcattatagagcttgtaggcatgtaagtaactaaagaactatagatactttgagtgaagaatacaagatagctccaacaataacatggctaaaatgtataccagttaagatgaaaagtccattaccaaatgcattatcattaatataaagagatagtcctaagtattccgtacagactaacattaagaaggcgactaccaaagtgaatgtcatgatattcgtacagcttgtatacaaatgttggtttttcaaatatacgctggataccactatacttaatgcagagcatagttaagatgataactattgtggatatagaaccaattgaacaccatgtattaatataacaaagataatcagggtaatctgtATCCTTCTTGCATAACGTTGttgtagttatatgaagcgtacattccttaatatctggaacaatagattatggttaggtagtggaacaaggagagcgtctgttgtacatcaacactagatacaaggaacttgacaagcattaatagatttatataaacgacaaggacatgagtctactggattttataatacagggttgaactgtgggttagtttcaatgcccaaggcagagcactggattggatacccagggaactgtgctcccattaataagaatcatattctaagtcaccaggcatgcaataccaatcagataacaacttgaagctagactccatgttacacttactaaaatgggattcctaggttgatataaactacctttttctgggagtatatactacgagttggactactggtttagatcttgaaggtctttgtttaccggatccaagttctcttgtgcttttcatgaccatcatgttaagtgcattagcagagcatagttaagatgataactattgtggatatagaacaaattgaacaccatgtattaatataacaaagataatcagggtaatctggtatccttcttggcataacgttgtgtagttatatgaagcgtacattccttaatatctggaacaatagattatggttaggtagtggaacaaggagagcgtctgttgtacatcaacactagatactgctaataccactgtagaggtatagtatataatccctgcccggtgcagtaaaatgtaaacggcggctgtattatgacggtccaaaggtaggtaaatccttgtcgggtaattatcgtcgtgcgtgaaagttggtccgactcttcacatgtcgtttatctaaaactttcttaaatagaattatctttgaatatgaggatccagatggcccgacggttagaccctgagcacctttacatcccttaaatcatatacaggatcaaatcttccttgagcgactcgacaggcactagagatagcgtgaaagctcttttgatttccatgaacggagttacatattagattctcttcgctcccatggtatttagtaagttaacattgaaacgtatccagtgtaaagtttgaacgtaatccagctttaccttatgttgttatgttaaccaaataagtttcatcgttgttgatatttcattgacatgttgataacataaatactaacaaaccaccggttttggatgggattacttttaacaccgcataatatgctaaaaagtaccattcaggtacgatatgaagcggagttacaaaccggttcactggtatggagttatctgggtgcgataattcgacatagctgtgatgttaaggagcataggagatgctacacgccttaattggtactgcattgatatattatcgtacaagcactcagctagttattgagagacactcacgagcccaaaaccataacttcgtaatctcaatggttttgtgatagaaccataacacaaatgatctttacacagttcaaccctgtattataaaatccagtagactcatgtccttgtcgtttatataaatctattaatgcttgtcaagttccttgtatctagttagctcactgcgtacttaggatcagaccaaaagagttcactaatggtactagaaaataggagatcgcgttagttcttggaaaacgacttccgaaccaccaatatatattggtacaaagaagttaccatatcctccgtacaaagcaggcattaagaacataaagatcatagctaggccatgtatcgttattatcacattataagtagctatcgtctctgtacaaatgatccgcgatccagaactgtataactcaaatcgaataaacaaagacattatagttcctagaatactgaagatgactccggttatgagatacagacaaccaagttctttatgattgcagtacaccaccaccccactggactgcttaagacagctaaaagtgttggatttcaatatcctactacattaagattattccacatcggttatgttctaggcgtaatatatggattcttgttctcactcatcttaacagcgagagaaaactactactcagatgctagtctaatcagtagcatcgtacttggagttatcatctctgagacaggattatttatctttttctggggagtatatactacg contains:
- a CDS encoding putative apocytochrome b (encoded by transcript BESB_015590), translated to YVELSHPDNSIPVNRFVTPLHIVPEWYFLAYYAVLKVIPSKTGGLLVFMLST